In Ruminococcaceae bacterium BL-6, a genomic segment contains:
- the yjeM gene encoding Inner membrane transporter YjeM, translating into MGHANKKLSLMALVLMIFTTVFGFTNSMQGFFLMGYASIPCFIVAAILFFIPFAFMVTEYGAAFQKESGGILTWMGRSVNDKYAFIGTFMWYTSYVIWFVNICSGMIMRISVVIFGENTTSSWHLFGFLQPSQSVGVLAILLMLLITYISARGLNNIAKIASVGGITVLALNVVLIFGALIILISNKGEFAQPITGASFIHATNPSYNSVTGFFAYITMAIFAYGGLEAAGGLVDQTEKPEKNFRKAILIASVVITIGYALATFCIGMYVNWNESLSDPSINMASAQYTFMQVLAYKLALAFGAGEASAKIIGLYMTRFYAAASILMYLGALFSLAYAPLKQLIEGTPAEMWPKKLTEKKNGMPCNAMWLQCAIVVFLLLLTAFGGSNASKFFNMLVLMITVAMTIPYVFIAGAFPSFRRKTEIEKPLIVFKSNRSALVWSVLVVVTVGFANVFTIINPALTGDVTSTVYELLGPILFGAIGYLIYHRYERITKSKKASESQSVEAQPANKK; encoded by the coding sequence ATGGGTCACGCTAACAAAAAGCTTTCTTTAATGGCATTGGTTCTGATGATATTCACAACGGTATTCGGCTTTACAAACTCCATGCAGGGCTTTTTCCTGATGGGTTACGCCTCGATCCCGTGCTTTATCGTCGCCGCAATCCTGTTTTTTATTCCCTTCGCCTTCATGGTGACGGAATACGGAGCCGCGTTCCAGAAGGAAAGCGGCGGGATCCTGACCTGGATGGGCAGATCCGTAAACGACAAATACGCGTTCATCGGCACATTCATGTGGTATACATCGTACGTCATCTGGTTTGTCAATATCTGCAGCGGCATGATTATGAGGATCTCCGTCGTCATTTTCGGGGAGAACACCACATCCTCGTGGCACCTGTTCGGTTTCCTTCAGCCGAGCCAGTCCGTCGGAGTATTAGCTATCCTGCTGATGCTCCTGATCACGTACATATCGGCAAGGGGTCTGAACAACATCGCAAAGATCGCATCCGTAGGCGGGATCACCGTCCTCGCGCTCAACGTCGTGCTCATCTTCGGAGCGCTGATCATTCTGATCTCAAATAAAGGGGAGTTTGCACAGCCCATCACGGGGGCTTCCTTTATCCATGCGACCAATCCGAGCTACAACTCCGTCACGGGATTTTTCGCCTATATCACGATGGCGATCTTCGCATACGGCGGCCTTGAGGCAGCCGGCGGCCTGGTCGATCAGACGGAAAAGCCGGAGAAAAATTTCCGCAAGGCGATCCTGATCGCATCCGTGGTCATTACGATCGGATATGCGCTCGCCACATTCTGCATCGGCATGTATGTAAACTGGAACGAGTCCCTTTCCGATCCGTCCATCAACATGGCGAGCGCGCAGTACACGTTCATGCAGGTTCTGGCTTACAAGCTGGCGCTGGCGTTTGGTGCCGGCGAAGCAAGCGCGAAAATCATCGGCCTGTATATGACGAGATTCTACGCTGCGGCAAGCATCCTGATGTATCTGGGTGCGCTGTTCAGCCTGGCATACGCGCCGCTGAAGCAGCTGATCGAGGGCACGCCCGCGGAGATGTGGCCGAAGAAGCTCACCGAAAAGAAAAACGGGATGCCCTGTAACGCCATGTGGCTGCAGTGCGCCATCGTGGTATTCTTACTGCTGCTCACGGCCTTCGGGGGATCGAACGCATCCAAATTCTTCAATATGCTGGTCCTGATGATCACCGTCGCGATGACGATTCCATATGTGTTCATCGCCGGCGCGTTCCCATCCTTCAGGAGAAAGACCGAAATTGAAAAACCGCTGATTGTTTTCAAGAGCAACCGCTCCGCGCTTGTCTGGTCCGTTCTGGTGGTCGTCACGGTTGGATTCGCAAACGTCTTCACCATCATCAATCCCGCCCTGACCGGAGACGTCACCTCAACCGTATACGAGCTGCTGGGGCCGATCCTGTTCGGAGCGATCGGATATCTGATCTATCACAGATACGAGCGGATCACGAAGAGCAAAAAGGCTTCTGAATCCCAGTCTGTTGAGGCCCAGCCCGCCAATAAAAAATAG
- a CDS encoding Fructokinase has product MNQFVCGPGGNAGLRSALSQYIWAERRKNRIFTEAGKRGKKMYDVVALGELLIDFTDAGISPNGMHLFEQNPGGAPANVLTGLSRMGLKTALIGKVGDDLNGRFLESVLKKEKIDTTALILDKNYFTTLAFVSLSAGGERSFSFARKPGADSMLNRDEVNCDIIKSSKIFHIGSLSLTDEPSRTATLYALDAAKKAGCIISYDPNYRASLWRSEQAAREGIRSVLPYVDVIKLSEEEADFVTPEKDPKAAGKYLVEHGIKAAFITLGKSGAYAFHREGFVYQPAVPGNVVDTNGAGDSFCSGILFCICKEGKKVGEIGLSRLSEFARFGNAAASLCIGKRGAVPSMPTLQEIYKRLQDG; this is encoded by the coding sequence ATGAATCAATTTGTTTGCGGGCCGGGCGGAAACGCCGGACTGCGGAGTGCGCTTTCTCAATATATTTGGGCCGAACGGAGAAAAAATAGAATTTTCACAGAAGCTGGAAAGAGAGGGAAAAAGATGTATGATGTGGTTGCCCTTGGGGAACTGCTGATCGATTTCACAGACGCCGGGATCTCCCCGAACGGCATGCACCTTTTTGAGCAGAATCCGGGAGGCGCGCCGGCGAATGTCCTTACGGGATTGAGCCGGATGGGGCTGAAGACCGCCTTGATCGGGAAAGTCGGAGACGACCTGAACGGGCGTTTTCTCGAAAGCGTCCTGAAAAAGGAAAAGATCGATACCACCGCTCTGATTCTCGATAAAAATTATTTTACGACTTTGGCTTTTGTAAGCTTATCCGCAGGCGGAGAGCGAAGCTTTTCCTTCGCCCGGAAACCGGGAGCGGATTCCATGCTGAATCGGGACGAAGTGAATTGTGACATCATAAAAAGCTCGAAAATCTTTCATATCGGTTCTCTGTCCCTGACAGACGAGCCTTCCAGGACCGCAACGCTTTATGCGCTTGATGCCGCTAAAAAAGCCGGCTGCATCATTTCCTATGACCCGAATTACCGTGCTTCCCTGTGGAGAAGCGAGCAAGCGGCCAGAGAAGGGATACGCTCCGTATTGCCGTATGTGGATGTCATCAAATTATCTGAAGAAGAAGCCGATTTCGTCACGCCGGAAAAGGATCCGAAAGCGGCGGGGAAATATCTGGTGGAACACGGAATCAAAGCCGCTTTTATCACCCTTGGAAAAAGCGGCGCGTATGCGTTCCATCGGGAAGGCTTTGTTTACCAGCCCGCGGTCCCGGGCAATGTGGTTGACACGAACGGCGCGGGGGATTCCTTCTGTAGCGGCATCCTTTTCTGTATTTGCAAAGAAGGCAAAAAAGTCGGAGAGATCGGCCTTTCGAGGCTTTCGGAATTTGCGCGTTTTGGGAATGCCGCGGCAAGCCTGTGCATCGGGAAAAGAGGCGCCGTCCCTTCGATGCCCACTCTGCAGGAGATCTACAAGCGTCTTCAGGATGGATAG
- the pepT gene encoding peptidase T (tripeptidase) (Evidence 2a : Function from experimental evidences in other organisms; PubMedId : 8978088, 10987140; Product type e : enzyme), with product MRAYERLLNYVKYATTSDERAPETQCPSTAVQKDLGAALVKEMLALGIRDAHMDEFGYVYGTVEANCGDKLPVMGLISHMDTSPSASGENIKPRIVRHYDGGDIILNQEKNIVMQVSDFPTLKAYMGQDLIVTDGTTLLGADDKAGISEILTAMETILKNGLKHGTIRLAFTPDEEIGRGPDRFDVQGFGAEYAYTVDGGTLGELEYENFNAAGADVIVRGVNTHPGEAKNKMKNSILIGIEFNFMLPPHEIPFCTEGYEGFHHLQSIDGNEEKTVLHYIIRDHDMAKFEAKKKTFEKAAAYLNYLYGGGTIELKIQDSYYNMKEKIKPYLFLVEDAKKAMEKAGVTPKIVPIRGGTDGSRLSFMGLPCPNLSTGGINFHSRFEYISIQSMDHMTDVLVNLMTV from the coding sequence TTGAGAGCTTACGAACGTTTGCTGAACTATGTGAAGTATGCCACAACATCGGATGAACGTGCGCCGGAAACTCAGTGTCCCAGCACAGCCGTTCAAAAGGATCTTGGCGCCGCCCTTGTCAAGGAGATGCTCGCACTCGGGATTCGTGACGCACATATGGATGAATTCGGCTATGTATACGGCACGGTGGAAGCCAACTGTGGGGATAAGCTGCCGGTGATGGGGCTCATCTCCCACATGGACACCAGCCCGTCGGCTTCCGGCGAGAACATCAAGCCACGGATCGTCCGCCATTACGACGGCGGCGATATCATCCTGAACCAGGAGAAGAATATCGTCATGCAGGTCAGCGATTTCCCGACCCTGAAGGCTTATATGGGGCAGGACCTGATCGTCACCGACGGCACCACGCTTCTGGGCGCCGACGATAAGGCGGGGATTTCGGAGATTCTCACCGCGATGGAAACCATTCTGAAAAACGGCCTGAAGCACGGAACGATCAGGCTGGCCTTCACCCCCGACGAAGAGATCGGGCGCGGCCCGGACAGATTTGACGTCCAGGGCTTCGGCGCAGAGTACGCATATACCGTTGACGGCGGCACGCTGGGCGAGCTCGAGTATGAAAACTTCAACGCGGCAGGCGCGGACGTGATCGTCCGCGGCGTGAACACCCACCCCGGTGAGGCAAAAAATAAAATGAAAAACTCCATTCTGATCGGAATAGAGTTCAACTTCATGCTGCCGCCTCATGAAATTCCGTTCTGCACGGAGGGTTACGAAGGGTTCCATCACCTGCAGTCCATCGACGGAAATGAGGAGAAGACGGTTTTGCATTATATCATCCGCGATCACGACATGGCGAAGTTCGAGGCGAAAAAGAAGACCTTTGAAAAGGCCGCCGCTTACCTCAACTATCTGTATGGCGGCGGCACGATAGAGCTAAAGATTCAGGACTCCTACTATAACATGAAGGAGAAGATCAAACCCTATCTGTTCCTGGTGGAAGACGCGAAAAAAGCCATGGAAAAAGCAGGCGTCACGCCGAAAATTGTCCCGATCCGCGGCGGAACAGACGGGTCCCGTCTGTCGTTTATGGGGCTGCCCTGCCCCAATCTTTCGACCGGCGGCATCAATTTCCACAGCCGGTTTGAGTACATCAGCATCCAGTCCATGGATCACATGACGGATGTGCTCGTGAACCTGATGACCGTTTAA